The Luteimonas sp. YGD11-2 genome has a window encoding:
- the secD gene encoding protein translocase subunit SecD yields MLEFPRWKYALILLVVFVATLYALPNIYPQDPSVQVNATRGVVVDEALRGRVESVLADAGVDAKEVELDAQAGNMLVRLDDLDAQTRASDALRSALGEDYVVALNLASTVPDWLTRFNAKPMQLGLDLQGGVHFVMQVDQQAALERRLDAYAEEARAILRDNRIRYQSVDRRADGAIVAVLESEADAVRANTLLAADQPTLVRNVDGSRITVRVPESELQQISADAIEQNITTLRNRIDEIGVSEPVIQRQGTDRVVVQLPGVQDTAEAKRMIGATATLAYYAVVEGDAVEAQRTGIVPPGSRLYTDRRTGGPVLLSRRVIATGEEMVSAQSAYDENGLPAVSVTLNASAGKRMFDFTSANVGKPMAVVYVERVPQVRMVDGEEVRSFRVSEEVISVANVNGVFGRQFQTTGLEKQEADDLARLLRSGSLAAPMDFVEERIIGPSLGKENVERGVTAVAYAFLFTLLFFMLYYRMFGLVTSVALLLNLVIVLAVMSIFGATMTLPGFAGLALSIGLSVDANVLINERIREELRLGVPPRAAIAVGYDKASTSIFDANVTGILAGVALYAFGTGPLRGFAITLVVGIIASMFTALTVTRGITTLIYARRKKLKTLAI; encoded by the coding sequence ATGCTCGAATTTCCCCGCTGGAAATACGCACTCATCCTTCTCGTGGTGTTCGTGGCGACGCTGTACGCGCTGCCCAACATCTATCCGCAGGACCCGTCGGTCCAGGTCAACGCCACCCGTGGCGTGGTGGTGGACGAGGCCCTGCGCGGCCGGGTGGAATCCGTGCTCGCCGATGCCGGGGTGGACGCGAAGGAAGTCGAGCTCGACGCGCAGGCCGGCAACATGCTGGTGCGCCTGGATGACCTCGACGCGCAGACCCGCGCATCCGACGCGCTGCGCAGCGCGCTGGGCGAGGACTACGTGGTCGCCCTCAACCTCGCATCGACGGTGCCCGACTGGCTGACGCGCTTCAACGCCAAGCCGATGCAGCTGGGTCTCGACCTCCAGGGCGGCGTGCACTTCGTGATGCAGGTCGACCAGCAGGCCGCACTGGAGCGGCGCCTGGACGCCTACGCCGAGGAAGCGCGCGCGATCCTGCGCGACAACCGCATCCGCTACCAGTCGGTCGACCGCCGCGCGGATGGCGCGATCGTCGCGGTGCTGGAGTCCGAAGCCGACGCCGTGCGCGCCAACACCCTGCTGGCTGCCGACCAGCCGACGCTGGTCCGCAACGTCGACGGTTCGCGCATCACCGTGCGCGTGCCGGAGTCCGAGCTGCAGCAGATCTCGGCCGACGCCATCGAGCAGAACATCACCACGCTGCGCAACCGCATCGACGAGATCGGCGTGTCCGAGCCGGTGATCCAGCGCCAGGGCACCGACCGCGTGGTCGTGCAGCTGCCCGGCGTGCAGGACACCGCCGAGGCCAAGCGCATGATCGGCGCCACCGCGACGCTGGCCTATTACGCGGTGGTCGAAGGCGATGCCGTCGAGGCCCAGCGCACCGGCATCGTGCCGCCGGGCTCGCGCCTGTACACCGACCGCCGCACCGGCGGCCCGGTGCTGCTGAGCCGCCGCGTCATCGCCACCGGCGAGGAAATGGTCAGCGCGCAGTCCGCATACGACGAGAACGGGCTGCCGGCGGTGAGCGTCACCCTCAATGCCTCGGCCGGCAAGCGCATGTTCGATTTCACCAGCGCCAACGTCGGCAAGCCGATGGCGGTGGTCTACGTCGAGCGCGTGCCGCAGGTGCGCATGGTCGACGGCGAAGAAGTGCGCAGCTTCCGGGTCAGCGAGGAAGTGATCTCGGTGGCCAACGTCAACGGGGTGTTCGGCCGCCAGTTCCAGACCACCGGGCTGGAGAAGCAGGAAGCCGACGACCTCGCGCGCCTGCTGCGCTCCGGCTCGCTGGCGGCGCCGATGGACTTCGTCGAGGAACGCATCATCGGCCCGAGCCTGGGCAAGGAGAACGTCGAGCGCGGCGTCACCGCGGTGGCCTACGCGTTCCTGTTCACCCTGTTGTTCTTCATGCTGTACTACCGCATGTTCGGCCTGGTCACCTCGGTCGCGCTGCTGTTGAACCTGGTCATCGTGCTGGCGGTGATGTCGATCTTCGGCGCCACCATGACGCTGCCCGGCTTCGCCGGCCTGGCACTCTCGATCGGTCTGTCGGTGGACGCCAACGTGCTGATCAACGAGCGCATACGCGAGGAGTTGCGGCTGGGGGTGCCGCCCAGGGCGGCGATCGCGGTCGGTTACGACAAGGCCTCCACATCGATCTTCGACGCCAACGTGACCGGCATCCTCGCCGGCGTGGCGCTCTACGCCTTCGGCACCGGCCCGCTGCGCGGCTTCGCGATCACCCTGGTGGTCGGCATCATCGCGTCGATGTTCACCGCGCTCACCGTGACCCGCGGCATCACCACGCTGATCTACGCGCGCCGCAAGAAGCTGAAGACCCTGGCGATCTGA
- the secF gene encoding protein translocase subunit SecF, translating into MKIFPLSLIPYDTRIDFMRVRLVAVMIGAVMLLSSIAVIALNGYNFALDFTGGTAITLRYEQPADIEAVRSRLADSGHANAQVQAFGAGTDVLVRLQAEGEQLSVDENTGLVQEVRETASMPGNPAAVLSSESIGSQVSAELAERAVEAAIFVLVGFLIYIGFRFEWKFAVVASATTLFDVLVVAAFFSLTGREFDLTVLAGLLSVMGFSINDKIIVFDRVRENFRSMRADPLEIFNRSINQTLSRTIITSTVFFLSVAALYLYGGGSLEGLALTQMGGAVVGTLSSILLACPLLTVGFLRVTKQDLLPKARDEAALARRP; encoded by the coding sequence ATGAAAATCTTCCCGCTCTCGCTGATCCCCTACGACACCCGCATCGACTTCATGCGCGTGCGCCTGGTCGCGGTCATGATCGGCGCCGTGATGCTGCTGTCCTCGATCGCGGTCATCGCGCTCAACGGTTACAACTTCGCGCTGGACTTCACCGGCGGTACCGCCATCACGCTGCGCTACGAGCAGCCGGCCGACATCGAGGCGGTGCGTTCGCGGCTGGCCGACAGCGGGCACGCCAACGCGCAGGTGCAGGCCTTCGGTGCCGGCACCGACGTGCTGGTGCGCCTGCAGGCCGAGGGTGAGCAGCTGTCGGTCGACGAGAACACCGGCCTGGTGCAGGAGGTCCGCGAGACCGCCAGCATGCCCGGCAACCCGGCCGCCGTGCTCAGCAGCGAGTCGATCGGTTCGCAGGTTTCCGCCGAGCTCGCCGAACGTGCGGTCGAGGCGGCGATCTTCGTGCTCGTCGGGTTCCTCATTTACATCGGCTTCCGCTTCGAGTGGAAGTTCGCGGTGGTGGCCAGCGCGACCACGCTCTTCGACGTGCTGGTGGTGGCGGCGTTCTTCTCGCTGACCGGGCGCGAATTCGACCTCACCGTGCTGGCCGGCCTGCTGTCGGTGATGGGATTCTCGATCAACGACAAGATCATCGTGTTCGACCGCGTGCGCGAGAATTTCCGCAGCATGCGCGCCGACCCGCTGGAGATCTTCAACCGATCGATCAACCAGACGCTCTCGCGCACGATCATCACCTCGACGGTGTTCTTCCTGTCGGTTGCCGCGCTGTATCTGTATGGCGGCGGCTCGCTGGAAGGGCTGGCGTTGACGCAGATGGGTGGTGCGGTGGTCGGCACGCTGTCGTCGATCCTGCTGGCCTGCCCGCTGCTGACCGTCGGATTCCTCAGGGTCACCAAGCAGGACCTGCTGCCCAAGGCGCGCGACGAGGCGGCGCTCGCGCGTCGGCCCTGA
- a CDS encoding RNA methyltransferase, which yields MDSAVTATERIRIVLVGTQHPGNIGAAARAMKTMGLSRLALVAPLRFPHADADAMAAGADDVLAAATLHDTLADAVADCRWVAGCTARDRRIALAQFAPREAAAQALVQAADGAIALVFGRERTGLENHELQLCHAAVHIPANPEYSSLNLAQAVQVLAYELRIAMLADRAGEAALSPLGHREPPASHAQMEGFFGQLAETLDAIDFHKGRTPDAAMHKLRRLFLRAQPDEREVRLLRGVLADAQRMARLAAARGDRD from the coding sequence ATGGATTCCGCCGTCACCGCAACTGAACGCATCCGCATCGTGCTGGTCGGCACGCAGCATCCCGGCAACATCGGCGCCGCCGCGCGGGCGATGAAAACGATGGGTCTGTCGCGACTGGCGCTGGTGGCGCCGCTGCGCTTTCCGCATGCCGATGCCGATGCGATGGCAGCGGGCGCCGACGACGTGCTGGCAGCCGCGACGCTGCACGACACCCTTGCCGATGCGGTAGCGGACTGCCGCTGGGTTGCCGGTTGCACCGCGCGCGACCGCCGCATCGCGCTGGCCCAGTTCGCTCCGCGCGAAGCCGCGGCACAGGCGCTGGTGCAGGCCGCCGATGGCGCGATCGCGCTGGTGTTCGGCCGCGAGCGCACCGGGCTCGAGAACCACGAGCTGCAGCTGTGCCACGCCGCCGTGCACATCCCGGCCAACCCGGAGTACAGCTCGCTCAACCTCGCCCAGGCGGTGCAGGTGCTGGCGTACGAGCTGCGCATCGCGATGCTGGCGGATCGCGCCGGTGAAGCCGCGCTGTCGCCGCTCGGGCATCGCGAGCCGCCGGCCAGCCACGCGCAGATGGAAGGCTTCTTCGGCCAGCTGGCGGAAACGCTGGATGCGATCGACTTCCACAAGGGGCGCACGCCCGACGCCGCGATGCACAAGCTCAGGCGGTTGTTCCTGCGTGCGCAGCCCGACGAACGCGAGGTCCGGCTGCTGCGCGGAGTGCTCGCCGATGCCCAGCGCATGGCACGGCTGGCGGCGGCCCGCGGGGACCGCGACTGA
- the yajC gene encoding preprotein translocase subunit YajC, with amino-acid sequence MNLLDFVIAPAYAAAPAPAAPSMLSTLMFPIILIAIMYFLMIRPQMKRAKEHRNMLEKLSVGDEVITGGGIAGTVRSIGESFVTVEISNGVEIRVQKGSIGTVLPKGTLKSA; translated from the coding sequence ATGAACCTGCTGGATTTCGTGATCGCTCCCGCCTACGCCGCCGCCCCGGCGCCGGCCGCGCCGAGCATGCTGTCGACGCTGATGTTCCCGATCATCCTGATCGCGATCATGTACTTCCTGATGATCCGCCCGCAGATGAAGCGCGCGAAGGAACACCGCAACATGCTGGAGAAGCTGTCGGTGGGCGACGAGGTCATCACCGGCGGCGGCATCGCCGGCACCGTGCGCTCGATCGGCGAGAGCTTCGTCACCGTGGAGATCTCCAACGGCGTCGAGATCCGCGTGCAGAAGGGTTCGATCGGTACCGTGCTGCCCAAGGGCACGCTGAAGTCCGCCTGA
- a CDS encoding inositol monophosphatase family protein, protein MLQPAVNIMVKAARAGGNVLLRHMHRLDALNVVEKDRLDYASEVDGLAEEAIVKELRRAHPDYAILGEEGGAQKGRGGNNRYTWVIDPLDGTSNYLRGLPHWCVSIALVENGEPLHAVIFDPLRNELFTASRGSGTQLNERRVRVAERRELAGAMLATGFAPRERARAGAQLECIRELLRDAEDIRRGGSAALDLAYTAVGRVDGYFEAGVKPWDIAAGVLLVREAGGRVSDFKGAPTGPMDARGTASRQILASNVRLIEPLQKAIVASGYAATFGLTSASSAASG, encoded by the coding sequence ATGCTACAACCTGCTGTCAACATCATGGTCAAGGCGGCGCGCGCCGGCGGTAACGTGCTGCTGCGCCACATGCACCGGCTCGATGCCCTCAACGTGGTGGAGAAGGACCGCCTCGACTACGCCAGCGAAGTCGACGGCCTGGCCGAAGAGGCCATCGTCAAGGAACTGCGCCGCGCCCACCCCGACTACGCCATCCTCGGCGAGGAAGGCGGCGCGCAGAAGGGCCGCGGCGGCAACAACCGCTACACCTGGGTGATCGATCCGCTCGACGGCACCAGCAACTACCTGCGCGGCCTGCCCCACTGGTGCGTGTCGATCGCGCTGGTGGAGAACGGCGAGCCGCTGCACGCGGTGATCTTCGACCCGCTGCGCAACGAGCTGTTCACCGCGAGTCGCGGCTCCGGTACCCAGCTCAACGAGCGCCGCGTGCGCGTCGCCGAGCGCCGTGAACTTGCCGGGGCGATGCTCGCCACCGGATTCGCGCCGCGCGAGCGCGCGCGTGCAGGCGCGCAGCTGGAATGCATCCGCGAGCTGCTGCGCGACGCCGAGGACATCCGCCGCGGCGGTTCCGCGGCCCTCGATCTTGCCTACACCGCGGTGGGCCGCGTGGACGGTTACTTCGAGGCCGGGGTGAAGCCCTGGGATATCGCCGCCGGCGTCCTGCTGGTGCGCGAGGCCGGCGGCCGCGTGTCCGACTTCAAGGGCGCCCCCACCGGCCCGATGGACGCCCGCGGTACCGCCAGCCGGCAGATCCTGGCCTCGAACGTGCGCCTGATCGAGCCGCTGCAGAAGGCCATCGTCGCCTCGGGTTATGCCGCCACCTTCGGGTTGACCAGCGCATCGAGCGCGGCGTCCGGCTGA